The genome window ATATCATTTGGCCTGCGAGCATTGTTTTCAAGGAAAGAGCCAAAAATTATCACCAGTTCCAGGGAATCAATTTCTGCTGCTAGCTCATTAATGATTTGTTTTAGATCATTTCGTTTGCGCTCTCGGAATTTGTTGACTTTCTGCCTTTTTTGTTCCTCTCTGTTTTTTAGAAAATTATAATATTCTTCCATATTAGCACCACCTGCAGAATTCAACTTTACCTTTTTCTTCCCTTCTTTCACAATTTCTTTTATAAAAGCC of Halarsenatibacter silvermanii contains these proteins:
- a CDS encoding nucleotidyltransferase family protein — protein: MAFIKEIVKEGKKKVKLNSAGGANMEEYYNFLKNREEQKRQKVNKFRERKRNDLKQIINELAAEIDSLELVIIFGSFLENNARRPNDIDIYMEKIPAEKYFILRRKLEEALEMPVDLHTQTKSHDFIKKIKRKGEVLLAGEN